From Peromyscus maniculatus bairdii isolate BWxNUB_F1_BW_parent chromosome 8, HU_Pman_BW_mat_3.1, whole genome shotgun sequence, a single genomic window includes:
- the LOC121831772 gene encoding uncharacterized protein LOC121831772 isoform X6, with translation MVKGQHHDVSSSLHFRPHTTSPRHSGFLHSSKRCGGSPCHTAMYLLNKWGVTTACWGLGECRSDYCARTLIWTNGYHVSYKRSSRYQLKGHISEGNVSLTIENAVQSDSGPYCCIVEIPGSFRYVTYSLEIKPEISTSPPTRPTTAGGYRTTGRPITTGRPTTTDARHSYKVVEGVVGHPVTLPCTYSTNGGLTTSCWGLGECQPFYCTRTLILANGYRVLYKRRNRYQLKGYISEGNVSLTIENAVQSDSGPYCCIVEIPGSFRYVTYSLEIKPDARRSYTVVEGVVGHPVTLPCTYSTNRGIATACWGLGDCQSFYCCRTLIWTNGYSVAYKKSSRYQLKGHISGGIVSLTIQNAVQSDSGPYCCMVEIPGSYHFVTYSLEIKPSFGDRVSLCSFAPLLELSW, from the exons ATGGTTAAAG GTCAACACCATGATGTATCCTCAAGTCTTCATTTCAGGCCTCATACTACTTCTCCCAG gcactCTGGGTTCTTACACAGTAGTAAAAGGTGTGGTGGGTCACCCTGTCACACTGCCATGTACTTACTTAACAAATGGGGAGTCACTACCGCATGCTGGGGCCTTGGTGAATGTCGATCTGATTATTGTGCTAGAACACTTATCTGGACCAATGGATACCATGTCTCCTATAAGAGGAGCAGCCGATACCAGCTAAAGGGGCATATTTCAGAAGGAAATGTGTCCTTGACAATAGAGAATGCTGTTCAGAGTGACAGTGGTCCATATTGTTGTATAGTGGAGATTCCTGGATCTTTCCGTTATGTGACCTATTCCTTGGAAATTAAACCAGA AATTTCCACAAGTCCTCCAACAAGACCCACAACTGCAGGAGGATACAGAACTACAGGAAGACCCATAACTACAGGAAGACCCACAACTACAG ATGCTCGCCATTCTTACAAAGTAGTGGAAGGTGTGGTGGGTCACCCTGTCACACTGCCATGTACTTACTCTACAAATGGGGGACTCACTACCTCATGCTGGGGCCTTGGTGAATGTCAACCTTTTTATTGTACTAGAACACTTATCTTGGCCAATGGATACCGTGTATTATATAAGAGGCGCAACCGATACCAGCTAAAGGGGTATATTTCAGAAGGAAACGTGTCCTTGACAATAGAGAATGCTGTTCAGAGTGACAGTGGTCCATATTGTTGTATAGTGGAGATTCCTGGATCTTTCCGTTATGTGACCTATTCCTTGGAAATTAAACCAG ATGCTCGACGTTCTTACACAGTAGTGGAAGGTGTGGTGGGCCACCCTGTCACACTGCCATGTACTTACTCTACAAATAGAGGAATCGCTACCGCATGCTGGGGCCTCGGGGATTGTCAATCTTTTTATTGTTGTAGAACACTTATCTGGACCAATGGATACAGTGTTGCCTATAAGAAGAGCAGCAGATACCAGCTAAAGGGGCATATTTCAGGAGGAATCGTGTCCTTGACAATACAGAATGCTGTTCAGAGTGACAGTGGTCCATATTGTTGTATGGTGGAGATTCCTGGATCTTACCATTTTGTCACCTATTCCTTGGAAATTAAACCAA